The Gadus chalcogrammus isolate NIFS_2021 chromosome 14, NIFS_Gcha_1.0, whole genome shotgun sequence sequence ATAATCTTGAAATTATAACTAGTGCAGAAAACATTTAAAGGGTCTGCTCAGAACGGGCCGATTGCTTGGCCTTCCGTATCGCTGATTACAGCTTTCTCAAGAACCGCTGATCCTCCAAACAACCTCACACTTGACCTAGCACTTCTTTGAATCCTTGACCATTCACCCACCATGTGAGGTCGATTGGATGAAAGGTTGTAGAGAAAATCGTAGGAATGACATGCATACAGAGATTTGTCTAATTATAATTGGATTGCATTGCAAATCACAATCAGATAGTTGTGGTGCTTATTGTTTGGGAACTTACAATAAGTTCTACATCTTCTCTCTTGATCGTGACTTTGGCCAATTCTCTTTCTCTGAAATGACAAAAGCAAGAGTTAGTTCCGGGCTTTGATTTCTGGTTCAGCAGTTGTATTGTTAACTATAATTCTATATCATATCTAGGTTGTAATAAAAGCTCCATTTATACAGCACTTATGGCTGcaatatacataaaaaaaacacccacCTCTCCTGTTTGGCTTTCTGTTCTCGCGATCTTCTGTCTCCAATCACCGACATGGCCTGAAAGAGTCAGAGAGTCACAAACATCAACGTCCGACAGCTGTCAatcagagatagatagataacttTATTGCCATGTCAACAAAGTTGATTGGATTTGTCTTGGTGCCACACAGGTTACAATAAGGCAATACACGCacagtacatacagtacataaaaGACAATGACACATAAAATCATTCAAACCAGTAAAAGATAGAGCGTTTGACAGATACCGCTAGACTACCGCATATTTATTGATTACGCTAACATGTATGAGGTTATATCGAGCCCCGCAGAGCCCCCtggccggtgtgtgtgttcacagatGTATGTTAATGCATCCACCCTCCTATCTAAGGGTTTGTGTCCACACAttaggcgtgtgcgtgtggttgtgtgtgtgcgtgtgcgtgtgtgtgccggtgttaAACCGGCTAGGACCACATGCTCGCTAGCTGATGCTAGCCCTCCTCACCGTCTCCAGGTCCGAGCTGGAGATCTCCTTCTCCTCAGCGTAGTCCGTGACCCGCTCCAGGTCCGCGGCGCCGCTGTCATGTTTGCGGGGCTTCTCCACCGGCTTCCCGGTGCAGTTCTCCTCGACCTCCAGGTCCAAATCAACGTCGCCTTCGGCTGCCATGTTAGCTCCGTGttaggggagagaaagagatgtcGGAAGAGAAACGATGTTGCACCGGATGTTGAGGCGGCGTCCGAAACTAGACCGGAAGTAAACAGGTTGCTTTATagttatgtttattttaacTAATTGATGTGTTCTATTTTCCTTCGCAATGACCATACAACCAAAACTAATTTCATGATCATCATTTACTATCCTAACAAGGTAATTTGTAATGAAGATAACAAAACCTGTGTAAACATCCTAAAAAAAATCAGTGATGCTCAAGGAGGTCCTTTGACAAAAAagttatttcgttttttttattttaggatTTGAACATGGTAACACATTAGTTTTACATCTTTAACTTGGTTGATTCTCATACTTTTTATGAATGTATAATTGATTATGGAATTGTTGATTACTACAACTATTAGATATCTGTATACAATCAATCAGTCATCATGGTGGGCAGGATATGTGATGCTCCCAACCAAATGTTCCCAGCATCAAAGCACCATGGTTGCAGTCTTACTGACATCCTTGAGAAAGATCCCCATAATCTAGGCCTGCTCTTATCCATCCAACCCAATATCCATCTGAAGACAGGCAAACAGTAATATAGGTTGCTTTTGTTAACACTGTGTCTGCTGAATTGCAATCAAAAACCATATACCTACAAGAGCAATTATTAAAATGACTTTTTCTAGAgcaattatttataattataaaatgAAAGTAACAGAATTTAATAATCCAGTAGATGGGGCACAGGTTATATATGGGTACAGTgtcaattatttatttgtagATTTGAGATTTTATTGCTCGCCACATGAACTCTCGTTGTACAAATCAACCGCCGCCGTCTCCCTGAATTCACTGGTCGGCAGGCATTAGCGAAATCCACCTATGGTAATCTGCTTAAAGGCATAATTAAACTCAGTGCCTTCAGTCACACCAAGGTCTAAAATCACACCtgctgcctccccccctccaccgagCATGTGCAGCTCTGCCAGCATGGAACGATGTCTGGTTGACCCAGCCACACAGCGATGGCCTCAGGGCCGGTCGGACACCACTGCATCCCCTTCATTTTGCTCTATGACTGATAATTTATGACGCTCTGTGAACTTTTGGACTTACCATTGAGTGTTTATGGGAAGTGATGTCTTGCCACTGTCTTGGGGCCCAGGTAAGACGCAGATACGCATTGTAGTGTTCTCGatctgtattgtgtgtgttgagatgtTTTAGGAGAGTGAAGGTTTTTCTATAGGTGAGGGGATGGTTTCGGTATAAAAAAAGGACGAAAATAAAATAGGTTGGTCACTCTACGATAAAGCGTGGTGAAACTCGTACTGTTATAAGTTATTTCATCCTTTATTTATTAAAGCGTTCAATGTCAAAAGTTCACTTTCGAAGTAGGCTATGTGgcaaccgtttttttttatatcataaATAATCCAGAACAAGTGTGACAGAAGTGACAGAAGTTTTAATATGCCCAGAGTGATTTGCTACGGATGAAGGATAATGTATGGCGTGCGATGCCACAGTCACGAATTATTAAATAGCGTTTCCATTGAACGTCAATGTTTTTTCCTCGTATCCATGTGAGTCATTTACAAAGACAGTTTTTTCCACCTATTTGACAACTTCTGATCAATGGATACAACTATTTTCAAAGTGTGATTCACCATCGCTTTTGAAATGTGTTAAGAAAGGATAAGCTTGTGCGATTAATTAATTGTTTATCTTAacatgggggtgtgtgtgtgcgtgcgtgcgtgcgtcagtGTGGGCAGCTGAGCTTGGATTGGATCCAACTGTTATTCCACAAACCTATTGAAACCATAGATTAAGCACTTTCACTCAAGCGTTAATTCGCATCCCCTAATTTGCTTTTGTTTATTCATCTCAAgcgctctcccccctctcccacaatgcaacagcaATTATCTGAGAATGAAAGGGCCCCCAGGAATGCTGGGCAGCATCTCTCTGGgtgagcatggggggggggggggggggggggggggggggctggaccaCTGAGAGGGAGATGCTGGTCTGTTGGACTAATTGGTTTGTAAATGTTTACAGCACCAATCCATCAAACATAAATGATGGTTTGAAGCTTAAGATCTGTATTACACTCGGTTTTCCAAGTCTAGGAACATACCAGCTGATGTTTGATGGGAAGAATGTTTTTTGCCTGCATTGAAGCCTGTTTTTCTGGGCGAAATTTAAACCAACTTGTGTACCAAGATACAAGGGATGACAAGAATAGTGAGGATTTAAAGGAAGGGAGAAAGTTGTCCAGACTTGTTAAACTGGACTTTGCCTGAAAAAATCCACCAAgataaaaactgaaaaaaaaataacactgtTTTAAGctcaataaatgttttattattatcacacattcacaaaagTTTGAATGGAAAAACAACGAGCAAATCAGAGCCTTTCCCTGGACTGGCTGGTTGCGTCAGCAACATTGTAGTAAGTTTGGTGTGCACGTGAAGTCAGGACAGGAAGGGGCATGGATTCAGGGTGTGCACGTGATGTCAGGACATGAATGGGCATGGATTCAGGATGTACTGAGGAGGTCATTACTCATTTAATAGTACCCAGTTTATATCTAGATTCAGGGAAGCAAAACATGTTCAAGTTAGTGCATATATCTTTGCCTTTGACAACCGATTGTGTATACAATATGGTTTGGACTTATGTTAACTCTGCCTACATTGTGATGGATCAAACAGGTCAACATTTCAAACTAGGTCATTGAATGGTTTCATTGTCTGATTCATGTATTTCAATGAAAGTTTTTTCCATTAATAACGGTAATAGCCTCTTCTTCAGCCAAAATATGATATTGTTTTGTTTCGAGACAAGGGTCAAAGATAGCATTCAGGTTActtgaattattttatttttggatGTTATTGTTGACGTTAAGCCACACTAACTTCCCAAAAGTAGTCATGGACGGATGATATGATTGCGGTATTATTAGCCGCAGATATAGAGATATTGGCAGATACATTTCACATCATCAAGGTATTCAGGCTCTCTTGTGCTGTACTCATGGTCACTGCGTTTCTAATACATAATGCCTCTCTGACCAGCACAAGGACAAGGGAACGCCCACAAGCTCGCATGGGGGTGGCTCTCAATCCTCAACATGACCCGCCATCATCCCACTCAGTTTGTCCTGAGCTACCCCCATAGAGGTTAGCagtagtgtgagagagagagagagagagagagagagagagcgagagagagagagagagagagagagagagagagagagagagagagagagagagagagagagagagagagatagggcgagggtgagagagaaagagagtttctgtatgagagagagagaaagagagagggagagagagagagagagagagagagagagagagagagagagagagagagagagagagagggagagagagagagggagagggagagggagagggggagagagagagagagagaaagggcgagggtgagagagagagagagagtttctgtaagagagagacaaagaaggaTCTAGAAAGAGTTAGACATCAgatagagagtgggagagatgtGTTAGCTACAGAGCGAGTTACAGAGAGACATGTCAGGGAGTGACATGAGATTGAGACATGGGTAAAGAGAGAGCCATCGGCTGCAGGACTGAAGGTGACCCTGGCTGCAGATGATGGCTGAACAATGACCGGATTATCCTgacgcgtcccccccccccccccccccccccccctccatgctaACCCACATCTAATCTGACACAGCCCTTCCCACCCACGCACTCGGCTCACCCTGCAGCACACATTTCTGATAAAATGATTGGGTTTGATCTATTTCCATGGGGTTCACGCTCATTAGAATGTCAACTGTCATTCGTTAAACCTCAACATCACACCCGTATCCGGTGCTTGGTGAGGAGAGAAACTCCATCGCAGACTGCCATGCCTCTAATCTGTGACATTCCAGGTGGTTAGTGTTCCTGGTTGCTGGGATAAACACTTCTCGGTAGGATTATAGATGATAGATGTTTACAGATAGGTTTTGTAAGCAGGTTCTTTTAAGCACCGTACGTGTTGAGTGTCAGGTATCATCTGCCAATCACAGTGGGGTAAACCCTCCAATTATTAAATCTGGATTACACAGACGCATTAGCCCACCCTTCCGGTGGTCCTACTAGTGTGTTGGGGTCTACCAGGGTCCTGCAGGGGCGAGTATTGaggccctgggggagggggggggggcgatggggggggggggggacagggaagACAGATGGTACCAGTgcctccttccacctccaccaccgcctcccaCTTCCTACTCCTtgcctatccctccctccctccctccctccctccctccctccctccctccctccctcccccctcaccgaTCCGGCCTAATCTGAGCGGGTAgggtcaggggaggggggaggggacatGATGGGGCGGCATTGGGTATGTGCCaccacctctctttctctctctctctctccctcgccctcgccctctccctcttttttggCAACGTCCGGGACAAACTCAGAGCCTAGctatgtaaagtaaaaaaacacacgcacacatacacacgagaAACAGAGGATTGCTCCCCCCTGAGGAGTTGGACCGGACATCGCAGCAGATAGTTAGCTCGAGGTTAGCAGGGACTCCTAGCTTCATTCTCCAACCATCTGCCAGCGTAAGGAGTGATCATCGGGACTGAGCCGGCCGTTGGGGTCTTAGGACGTTTTGTTTTCCTGTTGTCTGCCATTCAGTCTTAATGGTGAAACAAAGGGTTGGTTCTCATCCTGTTGCCGTGGTGAAGATGCCATGGTTACCAGCTCTTTGGTAGAGACTTCTATTTTTATCATCAACTTCCTGGACTGATGTagtagcggtggtggtggtggtggtgcccgCGGTCGGTGGTGGAGGTAACACAGGACCCATTGAAGCACAATGTCGGGCAGTCAGGTGGGGACCCAGGGAGGGGTCTACAACTACTTCCTCAACATGGTAGCCTATCAGGTGAGACTGTATCAGGGAAGTTAGGACGACTGTGTGCAAATGCATGACGGCAATGTCTGGAGGATGGGGCTTGATTATGCTACTCTGAGTATGTGAATGTTTGGGTTGTTAACTGTATTTACACAGAGAATCGTCACAACTGTGTTCATAGCACAGGACGAACCCATCCGTTATTATCTTATGATCCATTGTTGTGAGTTAGTGATTATTTGTGCAGTTGCTATTATGGTTGAATGAGTCAAATAATTCCCTAACCTGTACACATTAAGGTTGTTGGGTATGCATGATGGTTATCTGCTGGAATTTACAAACATCGCCATGTGACCATTAATCCAGTATTAATGTTCCCAAACTGACCCAGATGGAACGGCCACAGATTGGGTTACACCTTCTCTTGGTCAATCGCTAATGCAATTTTTCGAAACAGTCAACATCATTTAGATATAGACTTTATTACAGAATAACTTTACTCATCCCACAGCAGCTAGCAACAATCTACAGTcatattcaaaaataaaatcaatttcTGCAGTTTATAATGAACAATCTGTTAATTAAAATAGAATTGTGTGAAGTACATGACAAAAACAGCCATAGACTGCAACAACAACGGAAGGACAGCGAGAATAAACACCATGAATA is a genomic window containing:
- the hypk gene encoding huntingtin-interacting protein K — protein: MAAEGDVDLDLEVEENCTGKPVEKPRKHDSGAADLERVTDYAEEKEISSSDLETAMSVIGDRRSREQKAKQERERELAKVTIKREDVELIMSEMEISRGVAERSLREHMGNVVEALVALTN